In Mauremys mutica isolate MM-2020 ecotype Southern unplaced genomic scaffold, ASM2049712v1 000322F_np12_subseq_620308:696330_obj, whole genome shotgun sequence, one DNA window encodes the following:
- the LOC123357130 gene encoding zinc finger protein 2-like, giving the protein MAVVDPAQGPVSFEEVAVYFTAGQGALLDPAQRALYRDVMQENYQTVTSLGLPIPKPDLIAQLEAGEEPWVPDLQAFEERKMPRGTCTELQLLPLERRQRSLRTVNLLRL; this is encoded by the exons ATGGCTGTGGTGGatccagctcag GGGCCGGTGAGCTTCGAGGAGGTGGCCGTGTATTTCACcgcggggcagggggcgctgctggaccccgctcagagagccctctacagggacgtcatgcaggagaactatcaaacagtgacctcgctgg GACtccccattcccaaacctgacctgatcgcccagctggaagcaggggaagagccgtgggtcccagatctccaggcCTTTGAGGAAAGGAAGATGCCAAGAGGCACCTGCACAG AATTACAGCTCTTACCCCTAGAGCGCAGACAACGTTCTCTGAGGACAGTCAATCTCTTACGGCTTTAG